A region of the Dehalococcoidia bacterium genome:
CCAGCGCGCCAGGAGCGCAATGCCCGCTGCGCCCAGCGCCGCGCCCGCGCTATCCAGCGCCACGTCCGTCCACGCGGGCGTTCGGAAAGAGACAAAGGACTGATGCAGCTCGTCGGTCACGCCGTAGAGCGTCGCGCCAACAAAGGAAAGCAGCATTGCGCGCCAGCCCGACTTTCGACCGGCAGCCAACCCAAAAGCCAGCAGGGCCGCGAGCACGGCGTACACCGCAACATGCGCGACCTTGCCGGGCGGCAGAGCCAGCCCCCCAGGCTCTACATGGGGCAGGTCCGGCAGAGTGGACTGGGCGGACAGGAAGAAGATAACGCCTATCCATACGAGAGCGGGCAAAAAGCGCAGGAAACGACTTGCCCTTGCACTCCGCGAAGGACCTACTCGTCCGCCAGGCGACACCGGACCGGGCGAAAGAGCGGCGCGGCGCTACTTCTTGGCGCCCTTGGCCGGGTCCATGTCCAGGGGCACCATCAGCCAGGCCTTGCGTTCCCCGCTATGGACATAGAAGTCCATCGAGTTGTCGCAATCAATGCAGCCGGCGTTGACAATGCCGATGTGCTGGCTGCCGATAGGGCCGACAATAAGACCCCGCTCACACTGGGTGCACCGGGCAACCAGGAGGGACTGGTTCCCACCCAGGGGCAGAAGGCGTACCCTCACCCTTGCTTCCGTCGCTGTAGTCATGTCGCTCCTTTCGCGGACTAGCGCTGGCTACTCCGCTCTCGTTATGTGCGCGTAGTATACACCCACGTCCGCGAAAAGTAAAACCTGGTCAAAGAGCATTTTTGGAAGAAATACGAGCATTTGTGGGAAAATCAGCCTGTTTGAACCGCGCGAGCCAAGCCGCAGATGGTAGGGCGCGGTGTCGCGCGCCGACCCGCCCATGCAGCGGCGTCCGTCTTCGAAAACAGAGAGAAGCGCGGCCCCTGTCACCCTGTGCTTGTGCAGTGTCAGGCCAGTCCCGACGGAAGCAAAAGGGGATGGACACGCCCCCTTTGACGTTCGAGACTGGCGCTAGGCGACCCCGCGCTCGCCGGCCTCGAGGCGCCGCACGTAGTCGGCCAGGCCGTCGCGCATGGAGACGCGCGGCGTGAAGCCCAGCTCCTCGCGCAGAAGGTCCGCCTTCATGTACTTGATGTGGCGCACGCCCTCTGTGCCGTAGGAGATTTTTGCTTTGGGCAGCAGCTCCTTCAGCCGTTCCACGGCGTCGCGCACGGGGCGCGGCTCGCCCGTGAAGTTGAACACGCGGCTCTTCAGCGCGGGCGCCTTGTACGCGGCGTAGAGCGCGCCGGCCGCGTCTTCCACGTAGCCCCACGACAGAAGGTGATCGGCGGGCGGCGCGATGACCGGCTCGCCCTTATGCGACTTCTCCACCAGCGTCGAGTAGACGTCGGTGCTGCCGCTCCGACGCTGTCCGCGCCCGAGGCCGTACACGGAGCAAAACCGGAACGCCGCGTGGTCGAACCCGTACCGCTCGCGGTACACCTCCGCGATGTTCTCGTTGAACAGCTTGCACGCTCCGTACACTGAGTCCGCCGTGGGCGGGTCCTTCTCCGTCAGCCACTGGGGGTCCGCGCTGGTATGGTAGTGGCCGTACACCGCGCCGGAGCTCGCCCAGACAACGCGCCGCACGCCCGCGATGCGCGCGCATTCGAAGACGCGATTCGTGCCATCGCAGTTCACGCGGATCGCCTGCGCGGGATAGCGCTCCGACTCCGACAGCAGGTAGCCGAGGTGGAAGATGTCACGCACATCGTGCTGCTTGAGCGCGGCCATGAACTCGGTTGCTTCCGAGAAGTCGCCGCGCAGCACGGTGACGCGGTCTCCGAGGTCGCGCACGGCGGCCATGTTCGGAAAGCAATCGAACAGGACGACCTTGTCCTTCTCGCGCTGGACGAGGATGTGCGCCAGGTACGAGCCGATAAATCCCGTGCCGCCCGTGATCAGGATGCTCATAGCGTGACTCCCTTCATTCCGTGCGGCTGCCACGCCGCGCCGGTCCCGGGACTCCACGTTGCGTCTGTGCCCCAG
Encoded here:
- a CDS encoding VanZ family protein, whose product is MPALVWIGVIFFLSAQSTLPDLPHVEPGGLALPPGKVAHVAVYAVLAALLAFGLAAGRKSGWRAMLLSFVGATLYGVTDELHQSFVSFRTPAWTDVALDSAGAALGAAGIALLARWWDRGRTRGRPA
- a CDS encoding NAD(P)-dependent oxidoreductase, producing MSILITGGTGFIGSYLAHILVQREKDKVVLFDCFPNMAAVRDLGDRVTVLRGDFSEATEFMAALKQHDVRDIFHLGYLLSESERYPAQAIRVNCDGTNRVFECARIAGVRRVVWASSGAVYGHYHTSADPQWLTEKDPPTADSVYGACKLFNENIAEVYRERYGFDHAAFRFCSVYGLGRGQRRSGSTDVYSTLVEKSHKGEPVIAPPADHLLSWGYVEDAAGALYAAYKAPALKSRVFNFTGEPRPVRDAVERLKELLPKAKISYGTEGVRHIKYMKADLLREELGFTPRVSMRDGLADYVRRLEAGERGVA